aggtgacacaggtgtcaCCGTTGCCATGGTTACTCACGCAGGAGGTACTCGGCGCTGTCacggtgacactgaggtgacactgaggtgacaatgacacaggtgacaatgacacaggtgacaatgTCACCGTTGCCATGGTTACTCACGCAGGAGGTACTCGGCGCTGTCacggtgacactgaggtgacactgaggtgacaatgacacaggtgacaatgacacaggtgacaatgTCACCGTTGCCATGGTTACTCACGCAGGAGGTACTCGGCGCTGTcgtggtgacactgaggtgacactgaggtgacacaggtgacaatgacacaggtgacaatgaggtgacaatgaggtgacagTGACACGGTTGCCATGGTTACTCACGCAGGAGGTACTCGGCGCTGTCacggtgacactgaggtgacactgaggtgacaatgaggtgacaaTGTCACGGTTGCCATGGTTACTCACGCAGGAGGTACTCGGCGCTGTcgtggtgacactgaggtgacacaggtgacaatgacacaggtgacaatgACAGTGACACGGTTGCCACGGTTACTCACGCAGGAGGTACTCGGCGCTGTCacggtgacactgaggtgacaatgacacaggtgacaatgacaatgtCCCGTTGCCATGGTTACTCACGCAGGAGGTACTCGGCGCTGTCacggtgacactgaggtgacaatgaggtgacaatgacaatgacaatgtCACCGTTTCCATGGTTACTCACGCAGGAGGTACTCGGCGCTGTCGTGGTCGTACTCGAGGtcctcagggaagtggttgatGCGCAGACACAGCCCCCGCttcagccctggggacacggggacagcgaggggacattggggggacatcggggacattggggacattgggggcattggggacattgggggcattggggacattgggggcattggggacattggggacattggggatgttggggacattgtCCTCAACCCCATCCCAGGTGCCACCAACCATCCCAAACCCTGtcccaagtgtccccagtgatgtcccAGGTGCCACCAACCCCCCTGAACcacgtccccaatgtccccaaacccatctcaggtgccaccaaccccaccccaagtgccaccaccGATAtcccaagtgccaccaatgCTGTCCCAAGCACCATCCATGCTGTCCCAAGTGCCACCAACCCCCCTGACCCACATCCCCAATGCCACCCATGATGTCCCAAGTGCCACCAACGATGTCCCAAGTGCCACCAACCCTCCCGAAccacatccccaagtgccaccaatgaTGAGCCAGGTGCCACTAACCCTGtcccaagtgccaccaatgaTGTCCCAGATGCCATCGACCCCCCTGAACCGCATCCCTGGTGTCaccaatgatgtccccaatgtccccaaacccatcctcaatgtccccaaacccatctccgatgtccccaaacccatcccaggtGCCACCAACCCCCCGACCtacgtccccaagtgccaccaatgaTGTCCCAAGCGCCACCAACCCCATCCCAAGTGCCACCAACCCCCCTGACCcacatccccagtgccaccaaccccaccccagATGCCACCAAACCCACTCCAGATGCCACCAACCTCCCCAAACcacatccccaatgtccccaaccccatcccaagTGCCACCAACCCCCACGAACCACATCCCCAATGCCACCCATGATATCCCAAGTGCCACCAACTGCCCTGAACCCcctccccgctgtccccaaacccatcccaagTGCCACCAACCCCATCCCAGATGCCACCAACCTCCCCAAACCAcatccctggtgtccccaaccccatcccaagtgccaccaaacccatcccaagtgccaccaaccatcccaagtgccaccaaccccaccccaaGTGGCACCAACCCCATCCCAGATGCCACCAACCCTCCTGAACCACATCCCCAATGCCACCAATGCTGTCCCAAGTGTCACCAATGATGTCCCAGGTgccaccaaccccaccccaagtgccaccaaccCTGTCCCTGGTGCCACGAaccctcccaaacccatcccaggtGCCATCAACCCCCCCAAACcacatccccaatgtccccaaccccatcccaggtgccaccaaccccccccaaacccatccccaatgtccccaaacccatcccagatGCCACCAATGATATCCCAAGTGCCACCAACCCCCCTGACccacatccccaagtgccaccaaccCATCCCAAGCACCATCCATGATGTCCCAAGTGCCACCACCCcaccccaagtgccaccaagcccatcccagtgccaccaacCCCATCCCAGATGCCACCAGCCCTCCCGAACCccatccctggtgtccccaaccccatcccaagTGCCACCAACCCCATCCCAGATGCCACCAACCATCCCAACCCCACCCCAAGTGCCCCCAATGATGTCCCAAGTGCCACCAACCCCCCTGACccacgtccccaagtgccaccaaccATCCCAACCAcatccctggtgtccccaaccccacccCAGGTGCCACCAACCCCCCTGAACCACATCCCCAATGCCACCAAACCCACCCCAGATGCCACCAACCCTCCCAAACCAcatccctggtgtccccaaccccatcccagaTGCCACCACCCCCCCCAGATGCCACCACCACCCCTGCCCCACGCCGGGTGTCACCTTCCAGGCAGCAGACCCTCCAGAGCCCGGAGTGGGTGAGTCCCCCATGGGCGAGGGCAGCACCCAGCGCAGCCCCATTGGTGGCCCCATTGGTGGCCCCGTTGGTGACATTGGTGGCCCCGTTGGTGGCCCCGGTGGTGGCCCCGGTGGCGTTGCAGACGCGGGCGCGCGCGTACAGCCAATAGTCGGTGCCGATGGCGATGGCCATGAGGCCGAAGGCCGCGAAGGCGCCCACGGCCGTCAGCAGCAGCGGCGCCCCCCGGCGGCACCAgcgcgcccctcccccaccccccttcccccaaaatgggggcgcggagggggaggggctgcggggggaggggggaggggggagggatgggggggaggggggggaggggccggggagGGGGGCGGTGAtgcccccggcccctccccccaccagAGCCCCGCCCCCCCACAGGGTGAgggtgggaggggtgggggaggggtgaagggggggagggggttggggggtgggggaggggtgaaggggggagggggttaagggggtgggggaggggttaaagggggatttggggggtgggggaggggttaaAGGGGGGTTtaggggtgggggaggggtgaaagggggggaggggttaaggggggtttgggggatgggggaggggttAAAAGGGGTTtaggggtgggggaggggtgaaaggaggggggagggggtcaaaggggtgggggaggggttaaAGGGGGTTTacgggtgggggaggggtgaaaggaggggggagggggttaaggggtgggggaggggtgaaaggagaggggggagggggttaaaggggtgggggaggggttaaaggaggggggaggggtttaagggggtgggggaggggttaaagggggatttagggggtgggggaggggtgaaaggagggggggagggggttaagggggtgggggaggggttaaagggggatttacggggtgggggaggggtgaaagggggtttttgggggtgggggaggggttaaaagggggtttggggggtgggggaggggattttggggggaatttggggaatttggggggtgggaaggtgggggaggggattttggggggatttggggtgggggaggggctctttaggggagtttttggggggtcccgaggggtttttttggggggggggtcgcaggtgctgctgggggggGCTCGTCGCTCTCGGCCAATCAGCTGCggggaaatgggggaggggaaatttggggaggggtccgcgatcgcccctcccccactcaAAGCAccgggggaaccccaaaacccccccaggaccccccaaaacccccccaggaccccccaaaacccacccaggaccccccaaaatccccccaaggctccccaaaatttctcaaaaatccacccaggaccccccaaaatccccccaaaacccccaaggactccccaaaacccccccggaccccctaaaatccccccagaccccccaaaaaaccccccaggaccccccaaaatccctttaaaaCCCCCCTAAA
The DNA window shown above is from Taeniopygia guttata chromosome 37, bTaeGut7.mat, whole genome shotgun sequence and carries:
- the CACNG8 gene encoding voltage-dependent calcium channel gamma-8 subunit codes for the protein MAIAIGTDYWLYARARVCNATGATTGATNGATNVTNGATNGATNGAALGAALAHGGLTHSGLWRVCCLEGLKRGLCLRINHFPEDLEYDHDSAEYLLRVVRASSIFPILSAVLLLLGGLCVAASRLRRARTSLVLGAGILFVAAGLSNIIGVIVYISSNSGEGSAGGVGAGGVPSPRYGVSWTSLDQ